GTTTGGAAGCTTCGATACCATCAATTCCAGGCATTATGATATCCATGGTCACAATATCAGGCTTTTCCCTTTCATAGGCTTCCAAAGCCTCCTCACCACTTCTGCACTGGTAGATTACATCAAAATTTGTACCTTTAAGTAATTGTTCTATCTCACCGCGTGTTACAATTGAATCATCGACAATCATAATAGTTTTTCTCATATAGCT
The nucleotide sequence above comes from Lacrimispora sp. BS-2. Encoded proteins:
- a CDS encoding response regulator, translating into MRKTIMIVDDSIVTRGEIEQLLKGTNFDVIYQCRSGEEALEAYEREKPDIVTMDIIMPGIDGIEASKRLLEHHPEAGIIIISSLVYDETHRKVQELGTNIPFVFKPIKKSYFIEALVKVSDAISKK